The Actinomycetota bacterium nucleotide sequence CATCGATCTCGGCGTTTCGCCGGAGGGCCTCCTCGATCCACAACTGCTCGATCTCGGCCTCCGTCAGCGTTTCGAGGCTGTTGAGGAGTTCGTGAGCCATGCTCGCACGCTCCG carries:
- a CDS encoding addiction module protein; the protein is MTVEELMREALQLDAAERASMAHELLNSLETLTEAEIEQLWIEEALRRNAEIDAGTARTIPADEAIARARARLG